From Anastrepha obliqua isolate idAnaObli1 chromosome 3, idAnaObli1_1.0, whole genome shotgun sequence:
AATTATAGAGGgagcgagaaagctgcttacttacctaaccttctatatTTGAATCATGTTCCAAATCCATATTCACACACTGCTGCATGCAAAAGTGAACTGTGCGACTGTAGTGTGAACAAACTTTAGTCTCTCCACAATCATTCCCCATACAGTTAAGTTCATATTACAAATAAGGCGTGAAATATCAATTCGATCAGACCCTATCTAACTTCAGAAACTAAAATTTTCGTTCATAAAGTGACATACCCACACacatttaaaatcttttaatttAGATACGCAGATAAGAAATACACAGGTTTTGAATCTccgatgaaaaaatatattttttgttaaattttgagaaataattaattttttttttacaatagtttaacaacatattttttatggaagaaaacaagTTCATATGAGAAACTTCCATAGTCTAAAAATAGACAAGCAGTTAGTAGTTTgcaaaaaaggcaatttttatattatttattataaaaattatttacgtgCTGCTAACACATAATAAGCAATAAAACAATTCAAGAACCGCATGGAAAATGTATCTAAAAGCACAATCCCTAGATAACTAAAGTTCGAGATATTCAAAAAAGAtataactaaaacaaaataataagttagtcaaaaataaataattcaattccAAAACAATATTGGATATAAAGAAAGTGTAAATTGTCTATAATCGACTGCTCGATTAGTTTTaccattaataaataaacaacttaaattactatattttaaataattataataatatcctAAACATGCGCTAAAATATGATTATAATGATATTCAATAAAcagaaaataacaaataattcaTATGGAACGGCCACGCTGTATGTTAATGTCACACAAATGGCGCGATTCCCCATGCGTATGGTATGTACATAAGCATGTACTTGCAAATATGTATATCAAATAGGcgttaattataaatattaaattgctatttatataatacatatacatataagatatTTTATGTTGATCGCATGTTGTGCTTTGTGTGTTAgtttacatttttacatttgttCCTCATTATTAAACTTGGAATTATTTCCTTACATTAAATAACTTAACTCTATGATGTAATATATAACTCATAGGCGTCCTGTCACTTCGAACCTTTTTTAGGCACGATACGTTAAGTCGACACATTGATCGTTGATAATGACGTGGTTGTTAATGAAGTCGATGCCGTTGCTGTAGAGTTGTTGAGAGCTGTAGTCGATGGCATCATTTGCGTTTTTCGCTGCCTCGCACCGCGACCAGATAGTAAATATGATAAATCAATGGGCTGTTCGGTGACAACCGCCTGAGTATTCTTCCATTTGATTTTCATTGCCTTGAGTACACTTTCTAAGCGCGTACGCTTTTGTTTAATGGTCTGAATACGTAATGGTaaaagtttttatgaaatttgtgttttactatatgtatgcaaaaattaataaacttatTTGCTACCTGCACGCTCGGTATTATTGGAGAAATCAAATGCACGCGGGCTGGACTACCACCGCTTTGCCGTTTTCGGCCGCCATTTTGTGGTGTTTTATTCATGCTCTGTCTGCTAACTGCGGCACTTGTAGGTACTTCTGTTGGACCCGCAGCTGTCACAGGCGTCACAGACCTAGTGGCTGAGGTTCTTGTAGTAGTTACCGTTTCAATCTCAGTCTTTTGACGTTTCGATTTCAGCAAAGCTGGATCAACATCATGAGGCTGTAAATATAAATTCATAATATCAGTGTGTGAACTTAATAGTGCACCAAATAACGGGAATGCTGCTTACTCACCGCATaacttttggaaatttttagcTTCTCCGTAAACTTCctaaatgcatacatttttgtacAAGTCGGATAATTAACCTTTGCTTTCGAGAAGAAACGCGCTGTTTTGTCCACGCGCAGCTCACAAATGTAGCAATGCGTCTCATCGATGCATTCAACTGGACGGCCCTTGCAGAAAGTTGTGCGATCCAGAACCCAGCAACGCCCGATAACCAGTTCGATTGGCACGATTTCATAGAGCGGCACGCGCACCACCTCATTCGGATAGAAACGACGCGACGGCTCGTGGAATGTCTCATGCGGTCGCAAAAAGTGATGCCCAAATATAAAACGTTTTCCCTCCTCGTTTTTCCACAAGCGTTCCACACGAAAAATGTCGCATTCATTGTAGTCAATTATCCCAATAGTTTCATATGTGTGCTTTTGTTTCGGCACCACATTGCCGGATGCGTCTTTGACGGGTATGTCACGCAAGACATAAACGGCATCACCTTGCCGCACATGCAGATTTCCGCGCATCAACGTTAAATAGTATCGGTGGCCCTCTTCCGTGTAATCGTCCAGCGGTATTTCACGGTCTACAATGCGTGGCTCACAACGCTCGCAGAGGTAGTTGTCGGCATTCACGTCGGCTTTGGTGCACTCGGTGTGCTGCCAAACCATACAACGCGCACATTGTATCATTAGACCCTCGTCTTTGTATAAGCCACAAATGCAACGTATTATATCCTCATTCGATGTTGGAATAATAACAGATGCGGTGATGTCAGTTATTGCATGAATCGGCGTGTCGAAAGCATTTGATTCCATCTTGTTGATTCCTTCATCAACTTGTGATGATGAAGGTAACACTGCTTGATCACCCATGAAACCCATCAAAATTGCTTCATCACCTCCGACAATCTCTAGCATGCGGGCATAGGACTCTTGTTTTATGCGCTCATAAGCAACGATCAGTTCCTTCAAAGCTGTCTCCTGGCGACTACCCTTTACAGCATGTTGCTGCGCTATTGCAAACACCTTTTGCATGTCAGCATTGAACTCTGAGGGAATTTTATAGTAGCCTTGCTCGACGTTGGTTTGCATCACCTTCAAGTCCATTGTTGTGGACTTTGATGGCCCTTTCAgtgattttcttcttttgttacCGTTAACGCTACCATTGTTAACAGTGTCACCAGCACCACCAACTATGTTGGCAGTATGTTTGGCATCCGTAAGCGCCAAAGCTGCAAGCGTCTGCCTCTTATCATTGGGGTCTTTCAGCATTTCCAATGACaagcaaatatcacgcaatatAACAgagattttagccatttttcccACTTCGGGGTCCTGCACGGCATGCGTAAGACCACGCGTTTTTATGCTACGCGGTGACCGAAGCGCTGAAATTTGCGCAGCCAACGACGCAGGTGTAGACGGCCGACGACTTGTGATAGCGGCAACGCTTTTGGAGTTTGTAGGTGAGAAAGCGCTATCGGAAGTAGACGGTGACATGTTGGAAATAACATTCACCTTCAACTCGCCAGTGGTGTTTGCAGTGCGGCGAGCTTTGCAGCGACGTATCTGCGGCGGAAATGAGAATGGCGCATtaaattacatacaaatatggcaTAACTAGCGTCATAATTACCTTTTCAAAGTTGCGTACCAAAAATATGCCATGCTGTTTAACTAACTTCTTTTCCTTCTCGGAGAGTTGCTGCACATGCGCCACCACCACATCTTTCGAGTGTATGCGTTCGGTGTTTTTGCGAGCCTTCCGCTTACGTTGACGTCCGTTGCGAGCATCTTTCTGTGTGGGCTCGATAGGCTTAGGGAAAgcgtaaataatattatttatgaataattaaaattattcgaaatatatgtataaaaactttaaaattgcgTTTCTTACCTTAGCTTCAATCAGCAGCGGCTTAACGCGTTGTGATTTACCACCTATTACTCCTCTGCACTGTGGTGTGTTGCAACGACATGGCTGCCCCTCCGATGGGTTGAAAAGCGAAAAATTATAGTCATACGAGAGCTCTTCCCCCGGCTCAATGTTACGCTTGGCGAAGAGCGCCATCCGCGATAATCCATTCACAGACCATTTTTGCATCTCACAATTGGGTTGACACGAGTGATTCACAAAACGTCCATCACTGCCCATTCGATGGCCATCGATTACCAAACCGCCATCCAAATGCAGACAGTAGTGATGTGTATCATTGAGATAAATTGTGCCCATGCGATCCTTAAATTCACGCTCGGTCACCACCTCGCCCACATATTCGAGTATGTAAGTGCCCTTCAAAATAGGTAATTTGGTGCGTACACCCCAACCCTTGTCCGTGGTCATGAAACGTTCAACACCTGGTGCTACCTCATGTCGTTGGATTTTTTGATTGCGACACTTTTCACGTGCCGGACAACTTGAAGGCGAACACTCGGTGTATACCATGCGATTCAAACAATTATCCCCACAGCCTTGGTCCGGTTTGCAATTGCAGGTTGGATGATCGAAACCAGCCATATTGGGACGCACTGCATCCGCATATATATTTGTACGTATTTTTCGATAATTCCACGAAGGTACTGTGATTCTGGTGGGTAGTTTAGAGTTAGTATATGCCCACCAAATATCGTAGGGTAACTGAAAATCGATTTGTGTACGCCGGAAGTATTGCTCACAATAGGGTGGTGGTGGAAGACAAGGCGCTGCCGGGGTACTTGTGTTGTCACTTTTATTTTCAGTGTGGTCAGTACTGGCTTCTCCGACAGCGGCAATTGAAGTTGTTGGCGCCAGCCCAACATCCTTTTTCTCCGCCGACTTCTTGACACTAATCTGcgtgtgcatttttttaaaatagttcgATAAGAGGCCAGCAGGCAAGTAGTTCTTCTTAATACGGGCAACTTTTCGTATTGCGGCAACACTGGTGCTACTTGCACTCGTCGCATTCGTAGTCGTGGAGCATTTCTCATCACTGGTGTCACTTGTAACTGGTTCCGATTCGATGAAGGGCGTTTCGCTTCGCGGCAATACGTTTTGCTCCAGGTAGTCGATATTTGAATCTTTGGCGGCAGCTTCGATCACGATTTCCTCAGGCGTCGATTGTGGTACATCCTTGACACTGCTGCCATCACCGTTGGAATCCATACTTTGACGAAGTGCGTTTGCAAGCGGCGGCTGCGCTGTACTGGGACGTTTAAGGCGTATTTTGCAACTGAAATTTGTGTTGGGATCGATACCGGCTGGTAATTTTACTTTTGCCTCTAATGATTTAGCAGTAATAATTTTGTGTACGGTTGATTTGCTAAAGCTAGCCGGTCGGTCTGAAGTTTTCAATGCGTTCGACGTAGTAGTTCCCGTTTTTCTGGTTTGCTTTGTAAGTGGCGCTGGCTCTTTACTTTTATGTGACGACTCGGCCTTAGGTTTCTTTCGGTGGTCACCTGGAGTGAAGGAGGAGGAATTTGAAGAAGTACTGGCTAAAATGGCAGCTGCTGACAATTTTGGTTTGCGGCCACGTGCACGGGGCAAAGCATTGTTTGTGGTAGCCAAAGGTTGTACTTTTTCAGTTGGAATCGATTTAGCAGGTTCAACCCCAGTAATAGTCTCAGCGGTCTTCATTCGCTTAGACGTTTTGGTAGTACTTGCTGAAGCTTCCACGTCTGTAGTTTGCTTACCACCGGGAGGCATATTTATCACTCTTGGTTTGCGCGACGATATCTCGCAACTTTCAGCTGGTTTTTTTGATGCTTCACTCGATTCTTCGCATTTAGCGCGTTGCGTTTGTTCATTTCCTGCTTTTGGAGTAGTACTAATACTTTTCGTTTTGCGTCCCACACGACCCTTACGCGGCACAAATGAGTTCTCTTTGTGCTCCTCAATTACTTCTTCCGCGCCTGTCGCTGGCGTTGCCACCGCTGCTGAAGCTATGGGTGTTGGCGTACCTCGCAATCGCTCCAAAGCCACCACAGATAGGCGCGGAGTGCGACTGGCACGTTCAAGGAAATTATCACTGGCCTCACCGGAGACTGGTACACGATCACATGTCTTTTCAGACGTGGACAATCCAGTTGAAGTAGGAGGTGCTTGGGCAATAGGTGCCGGAGTCGCATTGCCACCAGTCCCCATAGGAACGATTGATTGTGGAGCCTGTTTGGCGAAGCCTCGACGGCGTCTTTTTAGCGGAAGTGTACGTTGTACTGTATCCTCCACGATGTCTAGCAACAATTGTTCactgattttcctttttttgcgaCGTCGAACATTTGGAAACCCGGTACGATTGATCTTTTTGCGCTTACGTTTTAACATTAAACTTGATACTCCAGATTTATTTAGCAACGTTTCAACGACTCGCGCTGTGGTACTCTCAGTTTTCGCTGTGACTGTTGTAACAGTTGGCGGAGTTAAGTCTTGTAGAATAAGCGGTGAATTAACCTCAGCTTTTGCAACGACAGGCGGAATGCATGAAACCCCGCTCGATGTTTCGTTTAATTTGACTATCGGTGGTATTTGAATCTCAAGCGCAACAGAGGGCTCGAATACACCAGGCGGCGGTGTTCCAGCTAACTGATGTTGGTTAAGGTGTGAGCTGGgcgattgttgtttttgttttgtcagcACCGCGGTAGGCAATTCCTTCTCATCGCCTTGGCACTGGGTGTTGCTGCTAGTGGCTACTATTTTCGAAACAAGCACTTCGAGCCGTGAGCGCTTGCGGTGCACTACGTCGCTCTGTTTTGTGCTCCCCGCTAGGGAAATGGGACTGATATCGAGTAACTTCTGACTAAGCGTATTGTCGATAGCAATTCGTAAAGGCGAGCTATTGCTGTTGTGGCTACCGCCCTTGGGTGCGTTGTTACCGCTCTCTCTTCCTTCAGCCTCCTGCTGGGGGAAGTGACGCTTCTTTGGTGTCAGACCGGTTTTCGAAGATTTCGTGCTACCACTATGAGTACTACCAGCCACGGATAGCGACGCCGAGCTGCCACAAATAGCGCCAAATTGCTGTTGACTGTGTTGCGCTTTACTAGCAGAAGCTAATTTAGTTGATGCTACAGCAGCCGCCCAAGCCTCCACTGCTGTGCTGCCAAAAAGTTTAGCTGCTACTGCTGCAGCTGCCGCCGCCTCGGTGGACTTTTCACCTGGTGTCAACAAGTAGTGTCGCTTTTTAAGTGGCAGCTTGTGGTCGTCCGGACTAGAACTGCTGTTTGCCTTTTTGTGCCGTCGTTTTGCGCCACTACCACTACCGCCCACATTAGTAGAGCCACCAAAGCCACCGCCGCTGCTTGCGCCACCAGCGCTGCCCGACAAAAGCCCATACTCTTGGTTTTCGCTCACCTTGCGCTTTTTTAACGCCCGCTTGTCGCGCTGTTCTCGCTTTCCCAAACTACCTGTCAACGCAGCAGAGTTGCTGGCCTGTTGCTTGCCGCCACTTTCTGCAACGACTTTATCcctattgctgctgctgttgctaccAGTAGCTTTTTCGCCGCCGATGGCTCCGCTTTGTATGCGGCAACGTGAGCTGAATGTGTTAGCAAGTATATCAATTTCAGTAAGTAGCTTTGAGTCAATTATAGCACCACTTTTACTAGAGGATGGAAACCGTAGAAAGCTTTTGCGCCTGCGCCGCCTGCGTACTTTTGATGTGCTTGAGTAGTATGAGCTGCAGTAACTGGCTACAGATGATCGCCGAGACTTTATTTTACGCGAAGAATGGGCGTGCGGTAGTATCATTTCATGAGCTGGACCACGCACGATACCAGAAGAATGTTTACGCTGCAGCAAAAGCTTGCGACTGAAGCCATAGCCGTCTTGCGAACCACTACCATCGGCATTGTCATGCATGCCGCCTGAAAATATATTACCACGGCTTGTCAGTGCACTGTTGGCACTTCCACGTCCAAAATATTCACCCGTTGCAATAAATCGGTTAATTTCACCATATTTCTTCGACGCACTCGTCGTTGGCAAGCTCTCTAAATTTGGCTTGCACACATATTCGTTGCTCTCTTCGCTGCTCTGACCGAGCGAAAGTCCTGCCAATTGGAGTATGTCCTTTTCAACGTCATTCAAATTCGCAGTTAAATTTCCCACAGACTTGGAGTGTGCGCGCATCAGCGCCGATCGCCGTTTTCGTCGATATTTCGATGATTTCAGCGAAGCGCCGTCCTTGCCATCTTTATAATCGCTGCGGTAGCCGCAGCTTTTGGCCCGGCTGCGTCGGCTAGCACAACTTTTCATGCTGTAACGACTCTTGCCGCTGGCATCGCTTTTGTAGCCCGAGTGATCTCGCGGCGCACGCGCATGAAAGGAACCGTAATCTGAGACATAGCCACTTTTAGCCGCAAGTATTTTACTGCAAATAGTTAGATTACCACCACCCCCATCGCTTTTATAACCACTTACGCTGGGTCGGCGAAATTTCTTATTCACATCTATTTTGCTCCACACAGGATCAAGCTGGAGCTCTTCTTTGGATATTACTTTTGCAGAAACAGTCGCTACCAGATTGTTTATCGAATTACTGCCAGCCAACATGGCAATTGATTTTCCTGCATTTTTGCTGCTGGGAGTATTTACGGTTGACACGCTTACTGACTGACGGCGCTTATTGCGCGGTGGCGGGTAGAGGACGCGCTCCGTGGCAGCATACATACGTTTATCCAAATACGCAATATCGATTTTTGGTTTTGGTGAGTTTGCGCTGCAGCTCCCACTACCATCTTGGGTTTGACTTTTGCAAGGCGAAACAGAAGGTTGTCGGCCATTCTCAGAAGGTTCCACAATACGGTGCCGCCTTTTTTGGCTCGGTGTTGTTGCACTCAAACGTGTTGCAATACTATTACCACTGCTCATGACATATGGAAGTTTTGGCGATGGCGAGGTACTGCTTTGGACGGTAGCTATACTAGTCGTAGATATGACCCCAGAGTCAGCAGACTCATTGATATTCGATGCAATAGCGCTGATTGCGGAGGTTGTTGTGGCGGAAGTTGACACAATAACCGGTGTGGGAGCAGCAGGAATCACATCAGACTGTACAGTATTCGTGGCTGGTGTTACAGTGGATTTTTTTGGTCTTCCACGTTTCTTCTTTATACTGTTTGCAACGGCAACTCCACAAGAAGCAATGCTGTCGGATGGTGAGTTCGTAGAAGGGAAACTGGATATCACCTCAGAGgtgactttattttttaatggaacTGATGACGCGGTTTTCGCTGACAGATCTAAATTACGACTTTTCTGCTCTATACTTGTTGATGCTGTGCTGCTACCGAGCATTTGAGTCTTTTCCATAAAATCTTGTAATAAAGTCGACTGGTACTGTGGCAGTCGCTTGGCACGCGTTTTGCGATATCCTTCTGGCCCAGTTGGTGTATCGTCGCAATCACTCTCTACTCGTTTAATGGCCGCATTCACAACATCGTCCAGTTTTAGTTCGTTATCACTGTTATCACTGCCATGACTAAAAGTGGCTGACCCAGCTGCGAGCACAGATGTGCTACTACTAGCTAATGGTTTGATTTGTGCTTCGCTAACGAGGCTAGTGTTGATAGCGGTAAGAAGGAGACGCGGCGCACGCTTTTGTAGcttctgttgctgttgttgcttgtAAATGGACACATCTTCTTCTGAATCAGAAGAGTACGTCATGAGATTATGTTGCTTACTTGCCTGTACCGCCTTTATAACAGATGCAGCCGCAGATAAAGCGGGTTTCTTGTATTCCAGCGCTTGTTTGGTTGGTGCctgtatttttaaagtaaacatATTAGAATGGGCAATGCATGCACTTATAACTATCAGAGTAAGTCTGACAATAATATTAGtatctttattaattttccaGCAGAATTACCTTTTTCCGTTTAACTCTAACACGTCGCAtcaaagatttctctgtgccAGCAGCAATCGTAGTTGTGGTAGCCTCTGAGCATCCAGATTCTGCAGTGGCGTCGCTTAGACAAGGAGCATGTGGAAGCAGAATCGCCAATGGAAGCCCAATTGAGGGTGCTGTTGTAATAGGATGCGCAGTGGTCGTGGGAGCGGTGGTGCTTTTCTCAGCATTGTTGCGATTTCCAA
This genomic window contains:
- the LOC129241190 gene encoding histone-lysine N-methyltransferase ash1 isoform X1 — encoded protein: MSKSINELGAENVLGTQSQDEQKQPESPGENELYVNFKESDSITDQSSSSSSESTTNTQNSQPKTSNSKRKSNPTSTKSCSSTVTQFSVQRSDVDGLRMKISAIRPTTVAKSISNIKNYTPTTVPGSNQNCSRSSSEKKQKGSLNDRMLYNNNSITKPLTVKLNNIKQTVQQLKALKEPTQRRCSVGPTEHLTPLSSTEKMPVDVVQQNIGTESTEADSGIGNRNNAEKSTTAPTTTAHPITTAPSIGLPLAILLPHAPCLSDATAESGCSEATTTTIAAGTEKSLMRRVRVKRKKAPTKQALEYKKPALSAAASVIKAVQASKQHNLMTYSSDSEEDVSIYKQQQQQKLQKRAPRLLLTAINTSLVSEAQIKPLASSSTSVLAAGSATFSHGSDNSDNELKLDDVVNAAIKRVESDCDDTPTGPEGYRKTRAKRLPQYQSTLLQDFMEKTQMLGSSTASTSIEQKSRNLDLSAKTASSVPLKNKVTSEVISSFPSTNSPSDSIASCGVAVANSIKKKRGRPKKSTVTPATNTVQSDVIPAAPTPVIVSTSATTTSAISAIASNINESADSGVISTTSIATVQSSTSPSPKLPYVMSSGNSIATRLSATTPSQKRRHRIVEPSENGRQPSVSPCKSQTQDGSGSCSANSPKPKIDIAYLDKRMYAATERVLYPPPRNKRRQSVSVSTVNTPSSKNAGKSIAMLAGSNSINNLVATVSAKVISKEELQLDPVWSKIDVNKKFRRPSVSGYKSDGGGGNLTICSKILAAKSGYVSDYGSFHARAPRDHSGYKSDASGKSRYSMKSCASRRSRAKSCGYRSDYKDGKDGASLKSSKYRRKRRSALMRAHSKSVGNLTANLNDVEKDILQLAGLSLGQSSEESNEYVCKPNLESLPTTSASKKYGEINRFIATGEYFGRGSANSALTSRGNIFSGGMHDNADGSGSQDGYGFSRKLLLQRKHSSGIVRGPAHEMILPHAHSSRKIKSRRSSVASYCSSYYSSTSKVRRRRRRKSFLRFPSSSKSGAIIDSKLLTEIDILANTFSSRCRIQSGAIGGEKATGSNSSSNRDKVVAESGGKQQASNSAALTGSLGKREQRDKRALKKRKVSENQEYGLLSGSAGGASSGGGFGGSTNVGGSGSGAKRRHKKANSSSSPDDHKLPLKKRHYLLTPGEKSTEAAAAAAVAAKLFGSTAVEAWAAAVASTKLASASKAQHSQQQFGAICGSSASLSVAGSTHSGSTKSSKTGLTPKKRHFPQQEAEGRESGNNAPKGGSHNSNSSPLRIAIDNTLSQKLLDISPISLAGSTKQSDVVHRKRSRLEVLVSKIVATSSNTQCQGDEKELPTAVLTKQKQQSPSSHLNQHQLAGTPPPGVFEPSVALEIQIPPIVKLNETSSGVSCIPPVVAKAEVNSPLILQDLTPPTVTTVTAKTESTTARVVETLLNKSGVSSLMLKRKRKKINRTGFPNVRRRKKRKISEQLLLDIVEDTVQRTLPLKRRRRGFAKQAPQSIVPMGTGGNATPAPIAQAPPTSTGLSTSEKTCDRVPVSGEASDNFLERASRTPRLSVVALERLRGTPTPIASAAVATPATGAEEVIEEHKENSFVPRKGRVGRKTKSISTTPKAGNEQTQRAKCEESSEASKKPAESCEISSRKPRVINMPPGGKQTTDVEASASTTKTSKRMKTAETITGVEPAKSIPTEKVQPLATTNNALPRARGRKPKLSAAAILASTSSNSSSFTPGDHRKKPKAESSHKSKEPAPLTKQTRKTGTTTSNALKTSDRPASFSKSTVHKIITAKSLEAKVKLPAGIDPNTNFSCKIRLKRPSTAQPPLANALRQSMDSNGDGSSVKDVPQSTPEEIVIEAAAKDSNIDYLEQNVLPRSETPFIESEPVTSDTSDEKCSTTTNATSASSTSVAAIRKVARIKKNYLPAGLLSNYFKKMHTQISVKKSAEKKDVGLAPTTSIAAVGEASTDHTENKSDNTSTPAAPCLPPPPYCEQYFRRTQIDFQLPYDIWWAYTNSKLPTRITVPSWNYRKIRTNIYADAVRPNMAGFDHPTCNCKPDQGCGDNCLNRMVYTECSPSSCPAREKCRNQKIQRHEVAPGVERFMTTDKGWGVRTKLPILKGTYILEYVGEVVTEREFKDRMGTIYLNDTHHYCLHLDGGLVIDGHRMGSDGRFVNHSCQPNCEMQKWSVNGLSRMALFAKRNIEPGEELSYDYNFSLFNPSEGQPCRCNTPQCRGVIGGKSQRVKPLLIEAKPIEPTQKDARNGRQRKRKARKNTERIHSKDVVVAHVQQLSEKEKKLVKQHGIFLVRNFEKIRRCKARRTANTTGELKVNVISNMSPSTSDSAFSPTNSKSVAAITSRRPSTPASLAAQISALRSPRSIKTRGLTHAVQDPEVGKMAKISVILRDICLSLEMLKDPNDKRQTLAALALTDAKHTANIVGGAGDTVNNGSVNGNKRRKSLKGPSKSTTMDLKVMQTNVEQGYYKIPSEFNADMQKVFAIAQQHAVKGSRQETALKELIVAYERIKQESYARMLEIVGGDEAILMGFMGDQAVLPSSSQVDEGINKMESNAFDTPIHAITDITASVIIPTSNEDIIRCICGLYKDEGLMIQCARCMVWQHTECTKADVNADNYLCERCEPRIVDREIPLDDYTEEGHRYYLTLMRGNLHVRQGDAVYVLRDIPVKDASGNVVPKQKHTYETIGIIDYNECDIFRVERLWKNEEGKRFIFGHHFLRPHETFHEPSRRFYPNEVVRVPLYEIVPIELVIGRCWVLDRTTFCKGRPVECIDETHCYICELRVDKTARFFSKAKVNYPTCTKMYAFRKFTEKLKISKSYAPHDVDPALLKSKRQKTEIETVTTTRTSATRSVTPVTAAGPTEVPTSAAVSRQSMNKTPQNGGRKRQSGGSPARVHLISPIIPSVQTIKQKRTRLESVLKAMKIKWKNTQAVVTEQPIDLSYLLSGRGARQRKTQMMPSTTALNNSTATASTSLTTTSLSTINVST